One window of the Lepidochelys kempii isolate rLepKem1 chromosome 23, rLepKem1.hap2, whole genome shotgun sequence genome contains the following:
- the VASP gene encoding vasodilator-stimulated phosphoprotein isoform X3, with the protein MRPQSRGSQGPSETVVCATRATVMLYDDANKKWVTAGSGPQVVSWVQIYHNPGTNTFRVVGRKMQSDQQVVINCAVMKGMKYNQATPNFHQWRDARQVWGLNFSTKEDANQFASGMLLALDQLEAGLAPSGPPQNGPSPDEMEQQKRQEQERRVASAGAPVTPSGGGPPPPPGPPPPPGPPPPPGLPATAGGPPPATGGPPPAPPLPAAQGPGAGGGGASGLAAAIASAKLRKIAKQQEDGAGPAGGSPSPGTAPKNEASRGGGGGGLMEEMSAMLARRRKATLPGEKPGPKKDEDISSQDTAEPSGTRTSSLQSDLVRRPWEKNSSTLPRMKSAAPSSTEPPASTDESGLERIKQELLEELRRELQKLKEEIIEAFVLELRKRGSP; encoded by the exons ATGCGCCCCCAGAGCCGGGGCAGCCAGGGGCCCAG CGAGACGGTTGTCTGCGCCACCCGTGCCACGGTGATGCTGTACGACGATGCCAACAAGAAGTGGGTGACGGCGGGGAGCGGCCCCCAGGTTGTCAGCTGGGTGCAGATCTACCACAACCCGGGCACCAACACCTTCCGCGTGGTGGGCCGTAAGATGCAGTCGGACCAGCAG gtggtCATTAACTGTGCAGTAATGAAGGGGATGAAGTACAACCAGGCCACACCCAACTTCCACCAGTGGCGTGATGCCCGCCAGGTCTGGGGTCTCAACTTCAGCACCAAGGAGGACGCCAACCAGTTTGCCAGTGGGATGCTGCTCGCCCTGGACCAGCTGGAGGCGG GCTTGGCTCCGTCTGGGCCACCCCAGAACGGCCCCTCCCCAGATGAGATGGAGCAACAGAAAAG GCAGGAGCAGGAGCGCCGGGTGGCCAGTGCAG GAGCTCCAGTGACCCCTTCGGGGGGaggccccccgccgcccccaggGCCGCCACCCCCGCCAGGGCCGCCTCCACCACCCGGCCTGCCCGCCACTGCTGGGGGGCCACCCCCTGCGACTGGGGGGCCACCTCCCGCCCCTCCTCTGCCTGCTGCACAGGGCCCGGGGGCGGGAGGCGGGGGGGCCTCCGGCCTGGCAGCTGCCATCGCAAGCGCAAAACTCAGGAAAATCGccaag cagcaggaggatgGCGCTGGGCCGGcggggggcagccccagccccgggacgGCCCCAAAGAACGAGGCCAGCcgcggcggggggggcgggggcctgATGGAGGAGATGAGCGCCATGCTGGCCAGACG GCGGAAAGCCACGCTGCCGGGCGAGAAGCCTGGGCCGAAGAAAGATGAGGACATTTCCAGC caaGACACCGCCGAACCCTCAGGTACTAGGACCTCGAGCCTGCAGAGCG ACTTGGTGCGGAGGCCCTGGGAGAAGAACAGCTCCACCCTGCCCAG gATGAAATCAGCTGcccccagcagcacagagcccccgGCCAGCACAGATGAGTCCGGCCTGGAGCGGATCAAACAG gagctgctggaggagctgcgCCGGGAGCTGCAGAAGCTGAAGGAGGAGATCATCGAGG cattcGTCCTGGAACTGAGGAAGCGGGGCTCGCCCTAG
- the VASP gene encoding vasodilator-stimulated phosphoprotein isoform X4, protein MSETVVCATRATVMLYDDANKKWVTAGSGPQVVSWVQIYHNPGTNTFRVVGRKMQSDQQVVINCAVMKGMKYNQATPNFHQWRDARQVWGLNFSTKEDANQFASGMLLALDQLEAGLAPSGPPQNGPSPDEMEQQKRQEQERRVASAGAPVTPSGGGPPPPPGPPPPPGPPPPPGLPATAGGPPPATGGPPPAPPLPAAQGPGAGGGGASGLAAAIASAKLRKIAKQQEDGAGPAGGSPSPGTAPKNEASRGGGGGGLMEEMSAMLARRRKATLPGEKPGPKKDEDISSQQDTAEPSGTRTSSLQSDLVRRPWEKNSSTLPRMKSAAPSSTEPPASTDESGLERIKQELLEELRRELQKLKEEIIEAFVLELRKRGSP, encoded by the exons ATGAG CGAGACGGTTGTCTGCGCCACCCGTGCCACGGTGATGCTGTACGACGATGCCAACAAGAAGTGGGTGACGGCGGGGAGCGGCCCCCAGGTTGTCAGCTGGGTGCAGATCTACCACAACCCGGGCACCAACACCTTCCGCGTGGTGGGCCGTAAGATGCAGTCGGACCAGCAG gtggtCATTAACTGTGCAGTAATGAAGGGGATGAAGTACAACCAGGCCACACCCAACTTCCACCAGTGGCGTGATGCCCGCCAGGTCTGGGGTCTCAACTTCAGCACCAAGGAGGACGCCAACCAGTTTGCCAGTGGGATGCTGCTCGCCCTGGACCAGCTGGAGGCGG GCTTGGCTCCGTCTGGGCCACCCCAGAACGGCCCCTCCCCAGATGAGATGGAGCAACAGAAAAG GCAGGAGCAGGAGCGCCGGGTGGCCAGTGCAG GAGCTCCAGTGACCCCTTCGGGGGGaggccccccgccgcccccaggGCCGCCACCCCCGCCAGGGCCGCCTCCACCACCCGGCCTGCCCGCCACTGCTGGGGGGCCACCCCCTGCGACTGGGGGGCCACCTCCCGCCCCTCCTCTGCCTGCTGCACAGGGCCCGGGGGCGGGAGGCGGGGGGGCCTCCGGCCTGGCAGCTGCCATCGCAAGCGCAAAACTCAGGAAAATCGccaag cagcaggaggatgGCGCTGGGCCGGcggggggcagccccagccccgggacgGCCCCAAAGAACGAGGCCAGCcgcggcggggggggcgggggcctgATGGAGGAGATGAGCGCCATGCTGGCCAGACG GCGGAAAGCCACGCTGCCGGGCGAGAAGCCTGGGCCGAAGAAAGATGAGGACATTTCCAGC cagcaaGACACCGCCGAACCCTCAGGTACTAGGACCTCGAGCCTGCAGAGCG ACTTGGTGCGGAGGCCCTGGGAGAAGAACAGCTCCACCCTGCCCAG gATGAAATCAGCTGcccccagcagcacagagcccccgGCCAGCACAGATGAGTCCGGCCTGGAGCGGATCAAACAG gagctgctggaggagctgcgCCGGGAGCTGCAGAAGCTGAAGGAGGAGATCATCGAGG cattcGTCCTGGAACTGAGGAAGCGGGGCTCGCCCTAG
- the VASP gene encoding vasodilator-stimulated phosphoprotein isoform X2: MRPQSRGSQGPSETVVCATRATVMLYDDANKKWVTAGSGPQVVSWVQIYHNPGTNTFRVVGRKMQSDQQVVINCAVMKGMKYNQATPNFHQWRDARQVWGLNFSTKEDANQFASGMLLALDQLEAGLAPSGPPQNGPSPDEMEQQKRQEQERRVASAGAPVTPSGGGPPPPPGPPPPPGPPPPPGLPATAGGPPPATGGPPPAPPLPAAQGPGAGGGGASGLAAAIASAKLRKIAKQEDGAGPAGGSPSPGTAPKNEASRGGGGGGLMEEMSAMLARRRKATLPGEKPGPKKDEDISSQQDTAEPSGTRTSSLQSDLVRRPWEKNSSTLPRMKSAAPSSTEPPASTDESGLERIKQELLEELRRELQKLKEEIIEAFVLELRKRGSP, from the exons ATGCGCCCCCAGAGCCGGGGCAGCCAGGGGCCCAG CGAGACGGTTGTCTGCGCCACCCGTGCCACGGTGATGCTGTACGACGATGCCAACAAGAAGTGGGTGACGGCGGGGAGCGGCCCCCAGGTTGTCAGCTGGGTGCAGATCTACCACAACCCGGGCACCAACACCTTCCGCGTGGTGGGCCGTAAGATGCAGTCGGACCAGCAG gtggtCATTAACTGTGCAGTAATGAAGGGGATGAAGTACAACCAGGCCACACCCAACTTCCACCAGTGGCGTGATGCCCGCCAGGTCTGGGGTCTCAACTTCAGCACCAAGGAGGACGCCAACCAGTTTGCCAGTGGGATGCTGCTCGCCCTGGACCAGCTGGAGGCGG GCTTGGCTCCGTCTGGGCCACCCCAGAACGGCCCCTCCCCAGATGAGATGGAGCAACAGAAAAG GCAGGAGCAGGAGCGCCGGGTGGCCAGTGCAG GAGCTCCAGTGACCCCTTCGGGGGGaggccccccgccgcccccaggGCCGCCACCCCCGCCAGGGCCGCCTCCACCACCCGGCCTGCCCGCCACTGCTGGGGGGCCACCCCCTGCGACTGGGGGGCCACCTCCCGCCCCTCCTCTGCCTGCTGCACAGGGCCCGGGGGCGGGAGGCGGGGGGGCCTCCGGCCTGGCAGCTGCCATCGCAAGCGCAAAACTCAGGAAAATCGccaag caggaggatgGCGCTGGGCCGGcggggggcagccccagccccgggacgGCCCCAAAGAACGAGGCCAGCcgcggcggggggggcgggggcctgATGGAGGAGATGAGCGCCATGCTGGCCAGACG GCGGAAAGCCACGCTGCCGGGCGAGAAGCCTGGGCCGAAGAAAGATGAGGACATTTCCAGC cagcaaGACACCGCCGAACCCTCAGGTACTAGGACCTCGAGCCTGCAGAGCG ACTTGGTGCGGAGGCCCTGGGAGAAGAACAGCTCCACCCTGCCCAG gATGAAATCAGCTGcccccagcagcacagagcccccgGCCAGCACAGATGAGTCCGGCCTGGAGCGGATCAAACAG gagctgctggaggagctgcgCCGGGAGCTGCAGAAGCTGAAGGAGGAGATCATCGAGG cattcGTCCTGGAACTGAGGAAGCGGGGCTCGCCCTAG
- the VASP gene encoding vasodilator-stimulated phosphoprotein isoform X1 — translation MRPQSRGSQGPSETVVCATRATVMLYDDANKKWVTAGSGPQVVSWVQIYHNPGTNTFRVVGRKMQSDQQVVINCAVMKGMKYNQATPNFHQWRDARQVWGLNFSTKEDANQFASGMLLALDQLEAGLAPSGPPQNGPSPDEMEQQKRQEQERRVASAGAPVTPSGGGPPPPPGPPPPPGPPPPPGLPATAGGPPPATGGPPPAPPLPAAQGPGAGGGGASGLAAAIASAKLRKIAKQQEDGAGPAGGSPSPGTAPKNEASRGGGGGGLMEEMSAMLARRRKATLPGEKPGPKKDEDISSQQDTAEPSGTRTSSLQSDLVRRPWEKNSSTLPRMKSAAPSSTEPPASTDESGLERIKQELLEELRRELQKLKEEIIEAFVLELRKRGSP, via the exons ATGCGCCCCCAGAGCCGGGGCAGCCAGGGGCCCAG CGAGACGGTTGTCTGCGCCACCCGTGCCACGGTGATGCTGTACGACGATGCCAACAAGAAGTGGGTGACGGCGGGGAGCGGCCCCCAGGTTGTCAGCTGGGTGCAGATCTACCACAACCCGGGCACCAACACCTTCCGCGTGGTGGGCCGTAAGATGCAGTCGGACCAGCAG gtggtCATTAACTGTGCAGTAATGAAGGGGATGAAGTACAACCAGGCCACACCCAACTTCCACCAGTGGCGTGATGCCCGCCAGGTCTGGGGTCTCAACTTCAGCACCAAGGAGGACGCCAACCAGTTTGCCAGTGGGATGCTGCTCGCCCTGGACCAGCTGGAGGCGG GCTTGGCTCCGTCTGGGCCACCCCAGAACGGCCCCTCCCCAGATGAGATGGAGCAACAGAAAAG GCAGGAGCAGGAGCGCCGGGTGGCCAGTGCAG GAGCTCCAGTGACCCCTTCGGGGGGaggccccccgccgcccccaggGCCGCCACCCCCGCCAGGGCCGCCTCCACCACCCGGCCTGCCCGCCACTGCTGGGGGGCCACCCCCTGCGACTGGGGGGCCACCTCCCGCCCCTCCTCTGCCTGCTGCACAGGGCCCGGGGGCGGGAGGCGGGGGGGCCTCCGGCCTGGCAGCTGCCATCGCAAGCGCAAAACTCAGGAAAATCGccaag cagcaggaggatgGCGCTGGGCCGGcggggggcagccccagccccgggacgGCCCCAAAGAACGAGGCCAGCcgcggcggggggggcgggggcctgATGGAGGAGATGAGCGCCATGCTGGCCAGACG GCGGAAAGCCACGCTGCCGGGCGAGAAGCCTGGGCCGAAGAAAGATGAGGACATTTCCAGC cagcaaGACACCGCCGAACCCTCAGGTACTAGGACCTCGAGCCTGCAGAGCG ACTTGGTGCGGAGGCCCTGGGAGAAGAACAGCTCCACCCTGCCCAG gATGAAATCAGCTGcccccagcagcacagagcccccgGCCAGCACAGATGAGTCCGGCCTGGAGCGGATCAAACAG gagctgctggaggagctgcgCCGGGAGCTGCAGAAGCTGAAGGAGGAGATCATCGAGG cattcGTCCTGGAACTGAGGAAGCGGGGCTCGCCCTAG